A region of Lycium barbarum isolate Lr01 chromosome 3, ASM1917538v2, whole genome shotgun sequence DNA encodes the following proteins:
- the LOC132632421 gene encoding cysteine protease inhibitor 8-like, protein MKSIFSFLLLATFCLLPFVAFSSTCTCDNPIFLPTTTDDDNGFPLLELPEVLDSNGEPLRVGEEYRILSATSEARRGAVGLAKIGNAKCPNAVVLHPGDIQLGLPVKFYTRHPGPPPLNVIRETNQINVMFSTPNTQRCDNENFWMVDKPDETAQGLRFVVTSRVPEVPDGVFQIEKFTKASPFYKIRHCPDRSTCPKCPCSDVGLTSQSGHSRLALTNQPFSFIFKKVQKSCTDA, encoded by the coding sequence ATGAAGTCCATTTTCAGCTTCCTCTTGCTTGCTACTTTCTGTTTGCTTCCCTTTGTGGCTTTTTCATCAACTTGCACTTGCGACAATCCCATTTTCCTGCCCACTACTACTGATGACGACAACGGTTTCCCCCTCCTTGAACTTCCTGAAGTGTTGGACAGTAATGGCGAACCACTCCGAGTAGGCGAAGAGTACCGCATTCTCTCCGCTACCTCGGAAGCTCGCAGAGGGGCAGTAGGCTTGGCCAAAATTGGAAACGCCAAATGCCCAAACGCCGTGGTCTTGCACCCAGGGGACATTCAACTAGGCCTGCCCGTTAAATTCTATACTAGGCACCCTGGTCCTCCGCCTCTTAATGTGATACGTGAAACTAATCAGATTAATGTTATGTTCTCGACTCCAAATACACAGCGCTGTGATAACGAAAACTTTTGGATGGTTGATAAACCTGACGAGACTGCACAGGGGCTTAGGTTCGTGGTAACTAGTCGTGTCCCAGAAGTTCCAGACGGCGTTTTTCAGATTGAGAAATTTACTAAGGCATCACCTTTTTACAAGATAAGGCATTGTCCCGACCGATCAACATGTCCAAAATGCCCCTGTTCAGACGTGGGATTGACATCCCAGAGTGGACACAGTCGTCTGGCTCTCACTAACCAGCCTTTTTCCTTCATCTTCAAGAAAGTCCAGAAGAGTTGTACTGATGCATAA
- the LOC132632423 gene encoding proteinase inhibitor type-2 P303.51-like, which produces MAVHKVSFLAHLLIVLGIFLLVSTVEHADAKACTKECGNLGFGICPRSEGSPKNPICTNCCAGYKGCNYYSADGTFICEGESDPKNPKPCTLNCDPRIAYSKCPRSGGKTIIYPTGCTTCCTGYKGCYYFGKNGRFVCEGESTRPEATADF; this is translated from the exons ATGGCTGTTCACAAAGTTAGTTTCCTTGCTCACCTACTTATTGTTCTTG GGATTTTTCTACTTGTAAGCACGGTGGAACATGCTGATGCCAAGGCTTGTACAAAAGAATGTGGTAATCTTGGCTTTGGGATATGCCCACGTTCAGAAGGGAGTCCAAAGAATCCCATATGCACCAACTGTTGTGCAGGCTACAAGGGTTGCAATTATTACAGTGCTGACGGAACTTTTATTTGTGAAGGAGAGTCTGACCCCAAAAATCCAAAACCTTGCACCCTAAATTGTGATCCACGAATTGCTTATTCAAAATGTCCTCGCTCAGGTGGAAAGACGATAATTTATCCCACCGGATGCACCACCTGTTGCACGGGTTACAAGGGTTGCTACTATTTCGGTAAAAACGGCAGATTTGTCTGTGAAGGAGAGAGTACTAGACCCGAGGCAACTGCTGATTTCTAA